One window of Quercus robur chromosome 12, dhQueRobu3.1, whole genome shotgun sequence genomic DNA carries:
- the LOC126710222 gene encoding 4-coumarate--CoA ligase-like 6: MTIKNPKPHPQWYSPETGIYSSTFPNRYVPSDPFLDVVSFIFSHKHRGVSALIDSSTGSSISYPELYPLVQAMASGLYHSMGLRQGDVVLVLLPNSIYYPIVFLGIASLGAIATTMNPLSSTPEIKKRITDCNASLAFSAAEKVDTLQALGVPAIGVPDNVNLDRKKTSFSAFYKLISGDFDLPPKPVIKQQDTVALIYSSGTTGVSKGAMLTHGNFIAMVELFIRFEASLYPYEAVDNVHLAVLPMFHIYGLALFVLGLFSVGSSIVVVKKFDLNEVMKAIDRYKVTHFPLVPPILTALTKKAKDSGGSSFKSLKQVSCGAAPLSSIKVVEDLKQALPHVDFIQGYAMTESAGVGTRGFNTEKIRNYTSIGLLAPNTQAKVVDWNTGSSVPPGSTGELWLRGPGIMKGYLNNVEATMATVDKDGWLHTGDIVSIDHDGYIFVQERLKEIIKYKGFQIAPADLEAVLISHPEILDVAVTAILDEKSGEIPVAFVVKKHGSKLSEAAVIDYVAEQVAPYKKVRKVVFTNSIPRSAAGKVLRRQLRSNMASRL, from the exons ATGactatcaaaaacccaaaacctcacCCACAATGGTACTCGCCAGAGACTGGAATCTACTCCAGCACGTTCCCCAATAGATATGTCCCCTCAGATCCTTTTCTTGATGTTGTTTCCTTCATCTTCTCCCACAAACACAGAGGGGTCTCAGCTCTCATTGATTCCTCAACTGGGTCTTCCATTTCCTACCCAGAACTCTACCCCTTGGTCCAAGCCATGGCCTCTGGCCTCTACCACAGTATGGGTCTCAGACAAGGTGatgtggttttggttttgttgcCGAATTCCATTTACTACCCTATTGTTTTCTTGGGTATTGCGTCTTTAGGTGCAATCGCTACAACCATGAATCCTCTCAGTAGTACACCAGAAATTAAGAAACGGATAACTGATTGTAATGCGTCCCTAGCTTTCTCTGCAGCTGAAAAAGTTGACACATTGCAAGCATTGGGTGTTCCTGCAATTGGGGTACCAGATAATGTGAATTTGGATAGGAAGAAAACTAGTTTTTCAGCTTTCTATAAGCTCATTTCTGGTGATTTTGATTTGCCTCCTAAGCCGGTGATTAAGCAGCAGGACACTGTGGCTTTAATTTATTCCTCTGGGACTACTGGGGTGAGCAAAGGTGCTATGCTAACACACGGGAATTTTATAGCAATGGTTGAGCTTTTTATTCGTTTTGAGGCTTCACTGTACCCGTATGAGGCTGTGGATAATGTGCATTTAGCTGTTTTACCAATGTTTCATATATACGGGCTGGCACTATTTGTGTTAGGATTGTTCTCTGTGGGTTCTTCAATTGTTGTGGTGAAGAAATTTGATTTGAATGAGGTGATGAAGGCCATTGATAGATATAAAGTCACACACTTTCCACTTGTCCCACCAATATTGACAGCTTTGACGAAGAAAGCAAAGGATTCTGGTGGAAGTAGTTTCAAGAGTTTGAAGCAGGTTTCCTGTGGGGCAGCTCCTCTGAGTAGTATAAAGGTCGTAGAGGACTTAAAGCAGGCATTGCCTCATGTTGATTTCATTCAG GGATATGCAATGACTGAGTCAGCTGGAGTAGGAACCCGCGGCTTCAATACTGAAAAGATTCGAAATTATACTTCAATAGGACTATTGGCTCCAAATACGCAAGCTAAAGTGGTAGATTGGAATACCGGTTCCTCTGTGCCTCCTGGCAGTACTGGTGAGCTTTGGCTACGAGGACCTGGAATCATGAAAG GATATTTGAATAATGTGGAGGCAACTATGGCAACAGTTGATAAAGATGGTTGGCTACATACTGGAGACATTGTTTCTATTGATCATGATGGATACATTTTTGTACAAGAACGATTGAAAGAGATTATCAAATACAAGGGCTTTCAG ATTGCTCCTGCTGATTTAGAAGCTGTGTTGATCTCCCATCCTGAGATACTTGATGTTGCAGTCACAGC TATCTTGGATGAAAAATCTGGGGAGATACCAGTGGCATTTGTAGTGAAGAAGCATGGAAGCAAACTTTCTGAGGCAGCTGTTATTGATTATGTCGCTGAACAG GTTGCACCATACAAGAAAGTCAGGAAGGTGGTCTTTACAAACTCCATACCAAGATCTGCAGCAGGAAAGGTCCTTCGAAGGCAACTCAGGAGCAACATGGCTTCTAGACTCTGA